One genomic region from Flagellimonas oceani encodes:
- a CDS encoding glycosyltransferase produces the protein MRISIVIPAHNEASFLKDCLDSFVAQTYLPNEVIVVDDNSSDDTFTIAKDYAQKYDWIKVVQRNSTDEHIPGKKVVDTFNFGLAHASEYDLVGKFDADIVLPNNYFELIVNQFQANWKLGMCSGLLYIKKEDEWIYENIADKDHIRGPIKLYHKACFEKIDGLRPGVGWDTVDTLLAKYHGFETITLPEIHVKHLRPTGHGYSSKNYQTKGEAFYKMRYGIVLTKIAALKMALQAKSPILYFQAILGYLKAFFQQQPRYVSKKEGKFIRSYRWKGIWSKLNSI, from the coding sequence ATTCCAGCACATAATGAAGCTTCTTTTTTAAAGGATTGCTTGGATTCCTTTGTGGCCCAGACTTATTTGCCCAATGAAGTGATTGTAGTGGACGACAACTCTTCTGATGATACTTTTACCATTGCAAAAGACTACGCACAAAAATACGACTGGATAAAAGTCGTTCAGCGCAACTCAACCGATGAGCATATACCTGGCAAAAAGGTGGTGGACACCTTCAATTTTGGCTTGGCACACGCTTCGGAATATGATCTCGTCGGCAAATTTGATGCGGACATCGTACTGCCCAATAATTATTTTGAACTTATCGTCAACCAATTTCAGGCCAATTGGAAATTGGGCATGTGCTCGGGACTTCTCTACATAAAAAAGGAGGATGAATGGATCTATGAAAATATTGCGGATAAAGATCATATCCGGGGACCCATTAAACTCTATCACAAAGCCTGCTTTGAAAAAATCGACGGTCTACGTCCGGGAGTGGGTTGGGATACTGTGGACACGCTTCTGGCCAAATACCACGGTTTTGAAACCATTACACTCCCAGAAATTCATGTAAAACACCTCCGCCCGACAGGACATGGATACAGTTCCAAAAATTATCAGACCAAAGGCGAAGCATTTTACAAAATGCGTTACGGAATCGTCCTTACTAAAATAGCTGCCCTTAAAATGGCTTTGCAGGCCAAAAGCCCAATATTGTACTTCCAAGCTATTTTGGGTTACCTCAAGGCTTTCTTCCAACAACAACCCAGATACGTTTCCAAAAAAGAAGGAAAGTTTATAAGGAGCTACCGTTGGAAGGGAATTTGGTCCAAACTTAATTCTATTTAA